The genomic segment TTCTTTTAGCTTATTCAGCACCTACTATGGGCTACTCCTTGTTCTAAGCAAAAGGGATACAGTGGAGAACAGCACAAGTCAGGTCCCTGCCCTCCTGAAACTTATACTCTGGTAGATATCTTCTAGAACAGTTTTTAGAAATAATGTTCTAGAGagtacaggcagtaatttctcttgACATCAGtcataacatttttctagatgtgtctcctgaggcaatgaaaacaaaagtgaaaataaattactgggacttcaccaagataaaaagtttctgcacagtaagggaatcaatgaaactaaaacaacttactgaatggcggaagaaatttttaaatgacatatcccatgaagggttagtatccaaatatataaagaacttatacaactgaGTGCCCAAAACCCAAATTAtccataaaaaatgagaagacatgaacagacagttctccaaagaagatatccaggtggccaacagacacatgaaaagatgggcaacatcactcaccatcaggaaatgcaaatcaaaaccacaatgaggtatcacctcacacctgacagaatggttaaaatcgaaaccacaagaaacaagtaGTGTTGGTGACGATGTGGAAAAAAAGGGGCCctcacacactgttggtgggaatgcaaactgggacagccacttgggaaaacagtatggagtttcctcaaaaagttaaaagcagaacTACCCTAAGATTCAGTAATTGCAATACCAGGTAAttaccccccaaaatacaaaaccactaattcaaGAGCACAGGTACACCCCTATGTTGACTGCAGCctgatttacaatagccaaattatggaagcagcccaagtgcccatcaattgatgagtggaggaagaagatgtggtatagatacccaacagaatattattcagctataaaaaagaacgaaatcttgccatttgcaaggatgcaCATGGATATagagtacaatgctaagcaaataagtcagagaaagacaaataccatagggtTTCAcccatatgtgcaatttaagaaacaaaacaacaggggaagaaaaagaggcaaaccaagaaacagactcttgactagagaaaacaaactggttaccagaggggaggggagggaggaacgggggaaggggattaagagtacacttgttgtgatgagtaccGAAGCATATACAGAATTGCTAAATCACTAGATTATTttccagaaactaatataactctgtacgttaactacactggaattaaaatttaaaaaaagaagagtcatgCTCTAGAAAGTGTCTTCCATTTGGGAGCCACCTTTGCACACCGTGGTGGGCTTTACCTAGTGCTGTGAAATAGAGAACTCACTCAGGCTAATCCCATGTTTAATTCATTAtatatcttcatttttgaaatagaaacaaaggaCAGAATGTTTACCTACTTGAAATGTTTTTAACCGCCATTTTTCAAGGTGAAAGCCTGAGCCGAACTTACAACCTTCATTACGTATCAccagatgagaaaaatgtaaaaaggtcAATAATCCACTGGTCCAAGTCCAAAGAAGAAGGGGTCTTTCTGAATCATGTCCCCACTTCGTTCTATTTATTCCAAACTCTGCAATGATTTCTGTATCCACCCAGCCCTACCACCACCCACTGCCTAgtccctctctcattctttcctccTCATCATTAGGCTGCAGTTTCTCTCACCCACTGGAGAGAACCAGAATGGACTGTGGACTTATGTGTACATGCATGCGTATATGCACGTGTGAGTGTGTCTAGTCTCTGTGAGTTTCCTACTAGCATAGTAATTCTTGACTCTGGCTGATACTGAAAACTTTTAAGGAACATCTTAATTTTCAAAGCTACTGAGGCTGAGATAGTTGGTCTGGGTTATGGCCTGGAAACTGGGATTTTTACAAGTTCTCATAGGAAGTTCTAATGTGCAACCCAGGTTGAGAACCACAATGGTCAAGCATGGGgacttctttaattccttttcttttccctgctcAATTTATGCTGAATATTTTGGTTCTCTGACTgccttaaaaatcaattaatttaaaaactgtgtATCTCTGAGTTCTTCCAGTTTTGGAAATGTGTCACTGGATAGACATGGCTGCTAATTTTCATTAGATCTGAGCAGTTGTTTCCAGACAAGTAATACTTATAAAGTGggcacacacactcatatactGACCCCAGTCCCACTTCTTACCTTCCAAACACACACTGGAACCGGCACATTTCCATGATTTGGAAAGGGCAGCCTGAATCCTAGATGTGCCATCGGCAGGTGTGGCCTGCATCTGGCCACCCTACCACTGGGGGCAACCGTGTCCAATCCACCAGAGATGGAAGTGCTAGGTCTGTGAAGTTAGACCTTTCTGATGATCAGTAACAAGCCAGCCAACCCTCCTAATtcctggaggatttttttttttcctattttcatttcccGTGGGCTTCATGTTCAGTTCTTCTGAGTTTCTCCTTATATTTAATCTAGCCAGTATGAGTTTTAGAGCGCAAATATAAGCACAAACCAGGGAGATATTTTAGAGTTCCTGAGAGCTGCCATATTATTTGCAAGAGCTGCCTTACCCTGTACCACAGAGTGGATGGCTTCaacaagagaaatgtattttctcagagttctagaggctagaagtttAAGATCAATTGTCAACAACTGATTTATTCTGAGGTGTGtccccttggcttgtagatggccatcttttcgctatgtcttcacatggtcttccctccaCATGTATCTGTGTCCTAAGCTCCTTTCTTCACATGCCAGTCAGATTGGACTGAGGCCCACTCATCTGACTTCATTCCACTTTAATGACCTCTTTAAAAGTcttatctccaaacacagtcacattctaaggtactgaGGGTTAGACCTCGAACatgtgaatgggggaggggggaagggtacatcattcagcccataacacccATGAAATAAGAGTGTAATACCTCCTTGTCTTCCCTCAGCTGGGATCCTATTTCTATGAAACCATAGCCATGATATTTGTTTTTGGTTCCCTTTCTCTGGCATGAGAGCAGAGTGTAACTTTCTGGGAATAAATAGAAAGACAGCTCtacataatttgaaaatttctcGGTGAATGTATTTAGTAAaaagctaacttaaaaaaaaaatatatatatatatatatagagagagagagaggcaggctgaaaGATGTGAAGGAAATATAGGACCTATCAATTTTTGCAGTGGAcataggaaaaatgtaaaaaacaaggTAGCTGACTTCATGAAAACTATGTTCGTTGGATAATCTAGGAGAGACCTGATTTTAGATTTTCTGCCTCACGGTCTTCATGAGTTTGTTCATACTTGTCAGGATGCAGTCCCAGTTTAGGGCTTGGAATATACAGTCACCACACAGCAACTGTCTTAATTGGCTTATTCTGCTAAGTTGTTTATTTGTGCGAGGAGGCTGTTCCAATCCCCGCCCCCACGCCCCATCTGTGCAGAGGACTCTAATCTGGACTCGTCAATTGCCTGCTGAAAAACACTGGTGTGATGTTCAACATACAGGGTTTGTTCAGTCTTTTTCTTGAGGTGATTCACCTAAGGTTTCCTTCCAGAAAACTCGAGTTTCCCTACCTGAAAATCCCATGTGAGTCCATCAACACATGCACGTGAAAACTGCAGTGCAATGACAGGAACCTACCTTGAGGTTTGGGCTTAGTCAGCTTGCCACAGGGCTTGGAGATGGTGACTGTCTTCTGGCAGTCCGCGTTGTGGAGGGCTCGCTTCAGACTTCCGGTTCTGGTCTTCAAGGCGGTATTCAGGTCGCATTCTCCCCAGGCCTGGAACTGGTATTTGCACTCCGCTAAAGGCAGGGTAGGACCAAACAGAAATCTTTGAGTTCCTCTAGTAGTGCTGTAAAGGTAGACGCacttctatttttacctttttgtagTGAGATCATTGTAGAGTCCCATGCggttgaaagaaataatttggagAGACCCCTATAGCCTTCGCCCTGTCTCCCCTCGATTGTGATTATGTTGCATAACCAGAATTCCTGAGCACAACCAGGAAATGAACAGGGATACATCCCGCAGAAGTCATTCAAGTTCTTCCAATTTCACACGCATTCATTTGTGTGTACGCGTGCGCATTTAGTTCTGTGTGATGCGGTCAGGTCTGTAGATACGAGTGAACATCTACTCGTTAACAGGCAGAAGAGTTCCAACACAACAGTCCTTTGGGTTAATCCTGTCATAGCCTTTGCCTAGGCACCTTCCTCCCTTGCCATCTCCTTAAGCCATGGCAATCACTcatctcttctccatctctgtaatttttgtgattttaagcTATCTACTATTTGTGTACAAATTTTTAGAggaatgtaagttttcatttctctaggataaatgGCCAAGAGTGAAACCACTGTGTTGTATGGTAAACAGATGtttattcttattaaaaacaaaaccaaacctgccATTCTCCTTTCTAatgtggttgtaccattttacatttccatcagcaagGTATGAAGGACCTAGTTTCTCTACCTCCTCTCTAGCATTTGGTCTTATTTGTCATTTTAGCTCTTCTGGTACGTGGTATACGGTGACATCTCACCGGTTTTCATTCCCGTTTCCCTAGCGCGGAAGAGATAGATGTTCAACATCTTTCAAGTGTTTGTCACCTGTATCTCGTCTCTGGTAAAATATTTGTCCATATCTTTTACTCACTGTATAACTGGATTCTTAtttttgtgagttctttatatattctaggcaTTCATTCTTTAAgacacttttaaaaactttttgtaGGTGAGTCTTTAGGGAACCCATATACAATTTAAGACCAAATGTATCTGAATTTCACCATGTGCTATAGAACTTACCAGCATTCACAAAAAGTACCCCAGAGGTTATAGAGAATGAGAAAGGTACAGTATATATACTTGTTGTCCTTCTTTACTGTCTTATAGGTCAGaatacatttctgcaaagagtgagaacaTTTGGGGCACTGCGTACCACCAAGgccaagaaagacaaaaagtctGGAATGTGGAAAAGACAGGTAATCTGGGTGTTCAGTAGTGGGTTTCAAAGTAGGAAGTGTTGAAGGGCTCCTTCCCAAACAGGCAGAGGAGGCCAGCAGGAAAATGACAATAATTAGCGAGAGTAAAGTCTATGGAAACTGACTGTAAGCAGCCTGGCTAGATTTGATAAGCAAATCTATTAACCAGGGTGGATGGTAGGGAAAGATCAAAAGAGGGGCCTGAAAGCCCCAGAAAGATgtctggagaaggaagaggagagtaaataagagaagggggaaggaagaaaaaaggaatgagaactagaagaaggagagagaggagaaaagacaggTCAAGGCACACTCAGGAGGGATCAAGGGTATGTTTTATGTCCCGATCAgtaggacagtggttctcaatctaGGACTATTTTGACTCCAAGGATCAtctggcaatatctggagacatttttatgTGTCACAGTTGATGGGGGCAGAGAGTGCTACTGGAAACCAGTGGAGAGAAGCCAGAGACCCTGCTTGATATCCTACAATGCCCGGAACAATATCCTACAGTGCCCTCCCCAACAGACGCATCATGGCCCCAAATGGTAGTAGCACCAAAGTTGAGAAACCTGGGGGGTAAGGCAAGGTATCTGGTTATTTGCGATCTGATAAAAtcaacttatttaaaataaacggTAGTCAAGCTCAAAAAGAGGACTGGTAGAAGAATGCAAGCATTATCCCGGAGTGGAAGACTAAATCGACAGGACAGTAGTGGTGGGGCTTACCTCCAAACTGCTTTTTCCAGTTGCAGGGGATCTTACATCTCTGGGTCTTCATGGTTTGCTTACACTCGGCTCCAGTCCGGGTGCCCTCCCGGGTGCCCAGGCCACAGTCCCCGCTGGTGGGCACGCACACACTCCACTGCCACTCCCCACAGTCGgacttcttcacttttttttctggaaagaagatAGGAACACGAGTCCACCTCTGGGAAACTCTGATTCCTACAACAAAGTTCATTCCAGGATGCCGTAATTGCGGGGTCTGTGCTTTTGACCTCTGTCTTCACTGCCCAGTGAACCGGAGCACCTTGACCCACGTTAGCCAAGTGATCGAATCGGTGAATGATCACGAGAAGGAAGAAGGTGAACGGAAGGAGATAGAACTCATATTAGTGTAACTCCAGGGGCTAGAGACTGTACAAAGGATCTAATGACATCTCCTTTTAGAAGCAAACACTTCTGGTAAAGATGTTCAAAACCAGTGAAACGTGAAAGATAAGGCGACATTCTTTTAGAAGTAAGGGTTGTCAGATTAGCATTTCATTGCAAGTCAATGTTCCCTTCTCTGTCTTAGAGCTGGAAGACCATAAGCTGAATGTTGTGCCTCACAGACATAAACAGACTGCCAGCTCCACAGCCTGCCGCGTATGACGCTGGGAGTGACAGAGAGAAGATGCTGTATcactctgagcttcagtttccccctttgttcatatgagataaaacaaaaaatgccCTGCAGGACTCCTTTTGGAGGAAGAGACTCAACGTAAGACACCTGCTTGCTCATCAGCAGTCCGTACATAAGGGCTACAATACGGTCACTATGTTAATAACCATCAGCTATATTTTAGGACCTATGGCAGGGTGGGGACGGGGGATGTCACTTAGGTTCctctaaagaaagaacaaagggagggggagggaaggaagaaagaaggaaagaaggaaggaggggaggaggacaaAAATCAGGCAGTTGGATTAGATGGACATTAATCCATGAACAGTCTTGCCTTATGTATGTCACATGTAGGATTATGTATGTCACATGTAGGGTTATGTAGTCATAACTCTACAGCTTAcctggcttctctttcttccctgcttCAGCAGTGTCCACAGTTGCCAAGATGAAAATGAATGCCAGGAAGGCAGCTGCAAATTTTCGACGCTGTTGCACATACTGCTGGGACTGCATTCTAGGaataaacagagaaacagaaggtgGTGTCAGCCTAAGAGAGGAAGGCTGGTGGAACTCCTTAATAAAGGGCGCCATGTTCCACTTCTGGAATAGATTTTTCAGAAGATTTCTATCAGTGCTCTTGagcagaattctttcttttctctcccacgGCCACTGAAGTAAGTGTTCTTCTGCAATTAGGTATTCACTGACAAAAATACAATGGTTCTGCACTTAAGAACTTCACCCATAATTACTTGCTTAAGTATGACTCGAGAATTATGGAAGCAAAAGAATTTTCATGGCATAATTCTGAGCAGATTCCTGCGGTTAATCTTGCTGGTGGGGATACATGGTAAGGTCCGTAACTATGGTCATCTTTGTAACTCCTGACAATTCCTAGAAACAACTGCGGTTTTGTAGTCCACATGGATAATTTGAATGGACACAGTTAATGGATTATCTGTGCCAGTATATGGTTTACCTTTATCTTTACATGTGTCATAATAACCAACAtctctgactttgtttttcatGATTAAGATTATTTTATCATCACTGTTCCATTATTCACTGGTCCACCAAGAGGGAAGTGCAAGACAGAAGTTGGGCTAGCTCGCTTTGATTTATGTCAAATACATGTATAAGCtcacataaaatctaaaaatcttcTCAATTTTAGGATAATGAAGAGATTACACTCAC from the Lutra lutra chromosome 11, mLutLut1.2, whole genome shotgun sequence genome contains:
- the PTN gene encoding pleiotrophin isoform X2, producing the protein MQSQQYVQQRRKFAAAFLAFIFILATVDTAEAGKKEKPEKKVKKSDCGEWQWSVCVPTSGDCGLGTREGTRTGAECKQTMKTQRCKIPCNWKKQFGAECKYQFQAWGECDLNTALKTRTGSLKRALHNADCQKTVTISKPCGKLTKPKPQESKKKKKEGKKQEKMLD
- the PTN gene encoding pleiotrophin isoform X1, producing the protein MQSQQYVQQRRKFAAAFLAFIFILATVDTAEAGKKEKPEKKVKKSDCGEWQWSVCVPTSGDCGLGTREGTRTGAECKQTMKTQRCKIPCNWKKQFGAECKYQFQAWGECDLNTALKTRTGSLKRALHNADCQKTVTISKPCGKLTKPKPQAESKKKKKEGKKQEKMLD